The following are encoded in a window of Methanobrevibacter sp. V74 genomic DNA:
- a CDS encoding energy-coupling factor transporter ATPase, with product MIKINDLAFKYEKNDCKSITNINFEISKGEVVLVLGPSGSGKSTFALSLNGIIPNIIPGEMEGTVEICGEKTDGTPVHQLTQKVGIVFQDPEAQFVSLNVEDEIVFALENLCFSHDEMEKRLIEALNKVNMLDYRYREVYSLSGGEKQKILLAALIAMHPSVFIFDEPTANLDPFGTLDFFEKLKDLKKVENNTIILIEHKLDDLMEIIDRILVINKQGIKIAEGTPREIFTNKADILIREGIWMPQVVMLYYELEKNNIKLDRVPLTIPEAVESIRNLENFANNKKSNDFNEISQSFEENKENVIKIEDLSFSYGKKKVLDFINLNVNSGDFLAIVGTNGAGKTTLAKHMVNVIEPPKSKVFIDNEDISNISSKNLSKKIGYVFQNPEHQFIKDTVEEQLSFGLKLRGFSQDQIDNWLNKTLKQFDMENYRNKSPFMLSHGQKRLLSVATMLTLGQDILILDEPTFGQDFKSSTKLLSFLKSLNDKGKTIIVITHDMSLVEKYAEKVVVMNKGKIIFKGTTKDLFKRDEILERASLTLPPLLKLSKRLSHYDENLRGMSSSEEFADYFSQQVVL from the coding sequence TTGATCAAAATCAATGATTTGGCTTTTAAGTATGAGAAAAATGATTGCAAATCCATAACAAATATTAATTTTGAAATTTCAAAAGGGGAAGTGGTACTGGTCTTAGGGCCATCTGGCTCGGGTAAAAGTACTTTTGCATTATCTCTCAATGGCATTATACCTAATATCATACCTGGTGAGATGGAAGGGACTGTTGAAATTTGCGGTGAAAAAACTGATGGAACTCCAGTTCATCAATTGACTCAAAAAGTGGGAATTGTTTTTCAAGACCCTGAAGCGCAATTTGTTAGTTTGAATGTAGAGGATGAAATTGTTTTTGCATTGGAAAATCTTTGCTTTTCTCATGATGAAATGGAAAAACGGTTAATTGAGGCACTAAATAAAGTCAACATGTTAGATTATCGCTATAGGGAGGTTTACAGCCTTTCAGGTGGTGAAAAACAAAAAATTCTTTTAGCTGCATTAATAGCTATGCATCCTTCTGTTTTCATTTTTGATGAACCAACAGCTAATTTAGACCCTTTCGGTACTTTAGATTTTTTTGAAAAGTTAAAGGACCTTAAAAAAGTTGAAAATAATACAATAATTCTCATTGAGCATAAACTTGATGATTTAATGGAAATCATTGATAGAATTTTAGTTATAAATAAACAGGGAATTAAAATAGCCGAAGGAACACCAAGGGAAATTTTCACGAACAAAGCAGATATTCTTATTAGGGAAGGAATTTGGATGCCTCAGGTGGTTATGCTTTATTATGAGCTGGAAAAAAATAACATAAAACTTGATAGGGTGCCATTGACCATTCCGGAAGCTGTTGAATCTATAAGAAATCTTGAAAATTTTGCGAACAATAAAAAATCTAATGATTTTAATGAAATTTCACAGTCTTTTGAGGAAAATAAAGAAAATGTGATTAAAATTGAAGATTTGTCATTTTCATATGGTAAAAAGAAGGTATTGGATTTTATTAATTTAAATGTCAATTCCGGTGATTTTTTAGCTATTGTCGGAACTAATGGGGCAGGTAAAACTACATTGGCTAAACATATGGTGAATGTTATAGAACCTCCTAAATCTAAGGTTTTCATTGATAATGAGGATATATCTAACATATCCTCAAAAAATCTAAGCAAAAAGATAGGATATGTTTTTCAAAATCCTGAACATCAGTTTATTAAGGACACAGTTGAGGAACAATTGAGCTTTGGATTGAAACTTAGAGGATTTTCACAAGATCAAATTGATAATTGGCTAAATAAAACCTTAAAGCAATTTGATATGGAAAATTATCGAAACAAAAGCCCATTTATGTTAAGCCATGGTCAAAAACGGTTATTAAGTGTTGCAACAATGTTGACCTTAGGTCAGGATATCTTAATATTGGATGAACCCACTTTTGGTCAAGATTTTAAAAGTTCAACTAAATTGTTAAGTTTTTTAAAGTCTTTAAATGATAAAGGTAAAACAATAATCGTGATTACTCATGATATGAGTTTGGTGGAAAAATACGCTGAAAAAGTTGTTGTAATGAATAAAGGAAAGATAATTTTTAAGGGAACAACAAAGGATCTTTTTAAGAGGGATGAAATTCTTGAAAGGGCATCATTAACTTTACCTCCTCTTTTGAAACTTTCTAAGCGTTTATCTCATTATGATGAAAATTTGAGGGGCATGTCTTCTAGTGAGGAGTTTGCTGATTATTTCAGTCAACAGGTGGTACTGTGA
- a CDS encoding ABC transporter ATP-binding protein, with protein MLEFNMIKIIRELLNIAGDYSKNLKIAFVLSFFEEIFAIIPIMLILYVLNQIISNSLTMDNIWTVGIVIVMSVILRTITRRLIDKFQANIGFKIFADERMKLGDKLKRLPMGYFSQSNIGNITAVATSDMSFIEENSMMQISKIVTAFLNTAIGVVFLTILDYRIGIISLITVLLALFALNRHEKVMEFHSGIKLQVQSKLIDAVIEYIKGIPIIKSFNMVGVRSKKLNGEFIKTRDAAIEFEKKSRFPMLIFENVFSIGIGVTILFATFFALNKSMDMIFMLMILIFIFQFYMPLKSLAGLSPQIYIMEKALERYKSISNLEIIDSGGNDIALEHFDIEFENVSFAYEEQEILHNISFKVPEHSMTALVGRSGSGKTTIANLIARFWDVDSGEIKVGNVNIKEMTADNLLKNMSMVFQNVYLFNDTVLNNIKFGDVDATKDEVIEACKKARCHEFIMELENGYDTIIGEGGSSLSGGEKQRISIARAILKDAPIIILDEATASVDPDNEKHIQKAIDELVKNKTLVMIAHKLSTIKNADQIIVIDNGRIIQEGTHNDLINEEGLYGEFWQRRIKAKSWKINKSGF; from the coding sequence ATGTTGGAATTCAACATGATTAAAATCATCAGAGAACTTCTAAATATTGCAGGGGACTATTCAAAAAATTTAAAAATAGCTTTTGTATTATCATTTTTTGAAGAAATTTTTGCAATTATTCCAATAATGCTGATATTATATGTTCTAAACCAGATAATTTCAAACAGCCTTACAATGGATAATATATGGACTGTAGGCATAGTCATTGTTATGAGCGTTATTTTAAGAACTATAACAAGGCGTTTAATTGACAAGTTTCAAGCAAATATCGGGTTTAAAATCTTTGCAGATGAACGGATGAAATTGGGAGATAAGTTAAAAAGACTTCCGATGGGATACTTTTCACAAAGTAATATAGGCAACATTACAGCAGTCGCCACATCTGATATGAGCTTTATAGAAGAAAATTCCATGATGCAAATTTCAAAAATAGTAACTGCTTTTTTAAATACAGCTATAGGAGTTGTATTTTTAACAATACTGGATTATAGGATTGGAATTATTTCTCTCATCACAGTACTTTTAGCGCTGTTTGCACTAAATAGACATGAAAAAGTAATGGAATTTCACTCAGGCATCAAATTACAAGTTCAATCCAAACTTATTGATGCAGTTATAGAATATATTAAGGGAATTCCAATTATCAAATCATTTAATATGGTTGGAGTTAGATCTAAAAAATTGAATGGGGAATTTATAAAAACAAGGGATGCGGCTATTGAATTTGAGAAAAAATCTAGGTTTCCAATGCTTATCTTTGAAAATGTTTTTTCAATAGGGATTGGAGTAACTATTTTATTCGCCACATTTTTCGCACTCAATAAAAGCATGGACATGATTTTCATGTTGATGATACTTATTTTCATATTCCAGTTTTATATGCCTCTTAAATCATTAGCTGGATTAAGTCCTCAAATATATATTATGGAAAAAGCTTTAGAGAGATATAAATCCATTTCTAATCTTGAAATCATAGATAGCGGTGGAAATGACATAGCTCTTGAACATTTTGATATAGAATTTGAAAATGTCAGCTTTGCATATGAAGAACAGGAAATATTGCACAACATCAGTTTTAAAGTTCCGGAGCATAGTATGACAGCTCTTGTTGGAAGATCAGGTAGTGGCAAAACAACAATAGCTAACTTAATTGCAAGATTCTGGGATGTGGATTCTGGTGAGATAAAGGTTGGAAATGTCAATATTAAAGAAATGACTGCAGATAATCTTCTCAAAAACATGTCAATGGTATTTCAAAATGTTTATCTGTTTAATGACACAGTTTTAAATAACATAAAATTTGGAGATGTGGATGCAACAAAAGATGAAGTAATTGAAGCTTGTAAAAAAGCAAGATGCCATGAGTTTATAATGGAATTGGAAAATGGTTATGATACTATCATTGGTGAAGGAGGATCTTCATTGTCAGGTGGTGAAAAACAGAGGATTTCCATAGCAAGGGCAATTCTAAAGGATGCGCCTATTATAATTCTTGATGAAGCAACTGCCAGTGTTGATCCGGACAATGAAAAACATATTCAAAAAGCTATTGATGAACTTGTTAAAAACAAAACCCTTGTAATGATTGCTCATAAGTTGTCTACAATAAAAAATGCCGATCAGATAATTGTAATTGATAACGGTAGAATCATACAGGAAGGAACTCATAATGATTTAATTAATGAAGAAGGTTTATATGGGGAGTTCTGGCAAAGACGAATTAAAGCTAAAAGCTGGAAAATCAATAAATCAGGTTTTTAA
- a CDS encoding ABC transporter ATP-binding protein — protein sequence MSSFLRTFSYAKEHKNKIYLAILLIFFSVVSELITFILTYDIIISFVEKHSITVEYLIIMGCAIILFLFLKSVLYIKGLDFSHEAAYDTLLGMRIKFAEKMTKLPLGVINQKGTGSYKKNFVDDIEQVELILAHMIPEGLPYMIICILVYIMLFVLDWRLGVLTVASTSIGLVAIMLMMKSGVEKMKYYYESSKNMNSNIVEYIAGMEVIKIFNRTTSSYEKYASSVEDYKKYTLDWYNESWNYMAVYAAVMPCTILFSLPFGTLFYFQGSLALSTFIFALLISLSLGSPLIRMVTFLPLIPRLNYQTDALEETFSGDELHITDKSSRPENHDIEFKNVCFAYDKKEVIKDVSFKVDENSVTALVGESGSGKSTLARLLVHFWDLNGGEITIGGININDISFGNLMNLISYVSQDTFLFNESIMENIRIGRPDASDEEVISVSKLAQCHDFIMELDRGYDTDVGDAGNKLSGGEKQRITIARAILKNAPIIILDEATTFTDSENEDKIQEALNSLVGKKTLIVIAHRLSSIVESDNIILMDDGNLLMQGTHEKLLEESNQYKLLWQSHMESLNWDINVKGET from the coding sequence ATGAGTAGTTTTTTGAGAACTTTTTCTTATGCAAAAGAACATAAAAATAAAATATATTTAGCAATACTCCTTATTTTTTTCAGTGTGGTTTCAGAATTAATTACATTTATTTTAACATATGATATAATCATTAGTTTTGTTGAAAAGCATTCAATAACTGTTGAGTATCTTATAATAATGGGATGCGCCATTATTCTTTTCTTATTTTTAAAATCGGTTCTGTATATAAAAGGATTGGATTTCTCTCATGAGGCTGCATACGATACTTTATTGGGTATGAGGATAAAATTTGCTGAAAAAATGACCAAATTGCCATTAGGTGTCATAAATCAGAAGGGCACAGGCAGTTATAAAAAAAACTTTGTAGATGATATTGAGCAAGTAGAACTGATTTTAGCCCATATGATTCCTGAAGGGCTACCTTACATGATTATTTGTATTCTGGTATATATTATGCTATTTGTTCTTGATTGGAGATTAGGTGTTTTAACTGTCGCTTCAACTTCAATAGGTCTTGTGGCTATAATGTTGATGATGAAATCCGGTGTGGAGAAGATGAAATATTACTATGAATCTTCAAAAAATATGAATTCCAATATAGTTGAGTATATTGCCGGAATGGAAGTTATAAAGATTTTCAATAGAACTACAAGTTCCTATGAGAAATACGCTTCCTCTGTTGAAGACTATAAAAAATATACTCTTGACTGGTATAATGAATCATGGAATTACATGGCGGTATATGCAGCTGTAATGCCATGCACAATACTGTTTTCATTACCTTTCGGTACTTTATTTTATTTTCAAGGAAGCTTGGCTCTTTCAACATTTATCTTTGCATTATTAATCTCACTTAGTTTAGGATCTCCTTTAATAAGGATGGTTACATTTTTACCATTGATTCCCAGACTTAATTATCAAACCGATGCTCTTGAAGAAACTTTTAGTGGAGATGAACTTCACATAACTGACAAATCATCAAGACCTGAAAATCATGACATCGAATTTAAAAATGTTTGCTTTGCATATGATAAGAAAGAAGTTATCAAAGATGTTTCATTCAAAGTCGATGAAAATTCTGTAACTGCATTAGTTGGTGAATCTGGAAGTGGTAAAAGTACACTTGCTCGGCTTCTAGTTCATTTTTGGGATTTGAATGGTGGAGAAATTACCATAGGTGGAATTAACATAAATGATATTTCATTTGGAAATTTAATGAATTTAATCAGTTATGTTTCTCAGGACACCTTTTTATTCAACGAATCAATCATGGAAAATATTCGAATCGGAAGGCCTGATGCAAGTGATGAGGAAGTCATATCTGTTTCAAAACTTGCACAATGCCATGATTTTATAATGGAATTGGACAGGGGATATGATACGGATGTTGGAGATGCTGGAAACAAACTTTCTGGTGGTGAAAAACAAAGAATCACAATTGCCAGAGCAATTCTAAAGAATGCACCTATTATAATTCTTGATGAAGCAACAACATTCACCGATTCAGAAAATGAGGATAAAATACAGGAGGCATTAAATTCACTTGTAGGTAAAAAAACTTTAATCGTAATAGCTCATCGTCTTTCAAGCATCGTCGAATCGGATAATATAATATTAATGGATGATGGTAACCTATTAATGCAAGGAACACATGAAAAATTGCTTGAAGAGTCTAATCAATATAAATTGCTATGGCAATCTCACATGGAATCATTAAACTGGGATATAAATGTTAAGGGGGAAACATAA
- a CDS encoding ECF transporter S component, whose protein sequence is MNENVSIFNRKWSTHDIMITAVLSIALGLLNIPLTYATAYLMAFPTFFPFIMGIGFFPPILVAYLIRKPGVVLLSSLIIMVLGVPFTPYGVMMLGQVLMYGLPLEIVFLIGRYKHFESWFMAIAGIVVSVVGGILYFVSYGILNMDITIQLLAVVETVIGGAVFAGLLSKWIGDAVLKTGVIQ, encoded by the coding sequence ATGAACGAAAATGTTTCAATTTTTAATCGTAAATGGAGTACTCATGATATCATGATTACAGCTGTACTTTCAATAGCTTTAGGACTATTAAATATTCCTTTAACTTATGCAACTGCTTATTTAATGGCTTTTCCAACATTTTTCCCATTTATTATGGGTATAGGATTTTTCCCACCTATTTTGGTGGCATATCTTATACGTAAACCTGGAGTTGTTTTATTGTCTTCTCTTATTATTATGGTATTGGGAGTGCCATTTACCCCATATGGTGTTATGATGTTAGGTCAAGTTTTAATGTATGGACTGCCATTGGAAATTGTTTTCTTAATCGGCAGGTATAAACACTTTGAAAGCTGGTTTATGGCTATTGCAGGTATTGTGGTAAGTGTTGTTGGTGGAATTTTATATTTTGTATCCTATGGAATATTGAATATGGACATTACAATTCAATTGCTTGCTGTTGTTGAAACTGTTATTGGAGGAGCAGTATTTGCAGGATTATTATCTAAATGGATAGGGGATGCTGTTTTAAAAACAGGTGTTATCCAATAA